Genomic window (Flavobacteriales bacterium):
CAGCTCATCCTTGACCGCACGACCTACCGCGCCGCGATTGATTCCCTGCTTCGCCAATGAACGCCGCCTCTCCCATCCGCAGCCTCCGCGGCGTCTTATTTGGGATGGCATGCCTCGTCTTCATCGGCGCGTGGGCACAGGGAGGCCCGGACGAACAGCTCGCTGCGGAGTACATGCGGCAGGGTGAATATGCCAAGGCCATCCTCTACTATGAGAAACTGTATGGCCAACAACCAACCTCGCTCTACTATGAGCAATTGCTCAAGGCCTATGTGGGTGTGAAGCAGTACGATGACGCGGAAAAGCTCGCCAAGGACCGCATGCGTAAGCAGAGCGGGGACCCGCGCTATCTGGTGGACATGGGCATGGTGAAAAAGCTGGAGGGCGACACCGGCAAAGCCGAACAGCAGTTCGATAAGGCCCTGAAAGAGCTGAAGCCGGACCAAGGCTCGATCCGCAACCTCGCCAACGCCTTCACCCGGAACAATGAACTGGACTACGCGCTCCAGACCTACGAGCGTGGGCGGAAGTTGTTGAAGGCCAGCTCCACGGACTTCTTCTATGAGACGGCCGAACTCCGCGCCGCCAAGGGCGATGTGGCCGGCATGATCAGCGACTATATGGACCTGCTGCAGACCAATCCCAGCTACCTGCAGGCCGTGCAGAACGGGGTCGGCCGCTTCATCGACTTCACCAGCACGGATGACCGCTCGGACCTCCTGCGGACGGAACTATTGCGGCGTATCCAGAAGAACCCGGACAATACGCTCTTCCAGGAGATGCTGATCTGGATGTACATCCAGCGGAAGGACCTCAACAGCGCCTTCGTGCAGAGCAAGGCCATGGACCAGCGCTTCAAAGAGGGCGGCCAAAGGTTGATGGCCTTGGGCGACATCGCGGTGACCAACAAAGAATGGGCGACCGCGACGAAATGCTACGAGTACGTGGTGGCCAACGGCGCGGATTCGCCTTGGTACGGTGCAGCCCGGATCGGGCTGGTCAACGCGCTGGACGCCCAGGTGCGCGACGAGACCGATCCGCCCCAAGAGCGATTGGACCACCTGCGGCAACTCTATGAAAGCACCTTGAGCGAGTTGGGGCGCACACCTGCGAACATCAAGCTTGTCAGCGGGCTGGCGGACCTCAAGGCGTACTATCTCAATGACAGTCCCGGTGCGGTGGCGCTCTTGCAGGATGCCATCAACATGCCCGGGCTCGGGCGCAAGGAGCAGGCCCAACTGAAACTGGAGCTTGGCGACATCCAAGTATTGGAAGGCGACATCTGGGACGCCTCCCTCCTCTACTCGCAGGTGGACCTCGATTTCAAGCAGGACATCCTTGGCCACGAGGCGCGCCTCCGCAATGCCAAAGTGAGCTTCTACTCCGGTGATTTCCTCTGGGCAAAAGCACAATTGGACGTGCTGAAGGCCAGCACCAGCAAGCTCATCGCCAATGATGCCATGGAGCTTTCCCTGCTGATCACGGACAACCTTGGCACGGACACGGTCAGCCCCGGGCTCAGCCTCTTTGCCGAAGCACAGCTGCTCACATTCCAGCATCGGTACGACAGTGCCATCGCGGTCCTTGACACGCTCACCGCACGCTTCCCCATGGGCAGCCTCGGCGACGATGTGCTCTACGCCCGGTACAGCATCGCACATGCCCGCCACCAGTACACCGAGGCCGCGGGCTACCTGGAAAAGGTAGTGGAACTCTATCCGA
Coding sequences:
- a CDS encoding tetratricopeptide repeat protein yields the protein MACLVFIGAWAQGGPDEQLAAEYMRQGEYAKAILYYEKLYGQQPTSLYYEQLLKAYVGVKQYDDAEKLAKDRMRKQSGDPRYLVDMGMVKKLEGDTGKAEQQFDKALKELKPDQGSIRNLANAFTRNNELDYALQTYERGRKLLKASSTDFFYETAELRAAKGDVAGMISDYMDLLQTNPSYLQAVQNGVGRFIDFTSTDDRSDLLRTELLRRIQKNPDNTLFQEMLIWMYIQRKDLNSAFVQSKAMDQRFKEGGQRLMALGDIAVTNKEWATATKCYEYVVANGADSPWYGAARIGLVNALDAQVRDETDPPQERLDHLRQLYESTLSELGRTPANIKLVSGLADLKAYYLNDSPGAVALLQDAINMPGLGRKEQAQLKLELGDIQVLEGDIWDASLLYSQVDLDFKQDILGHEARLRNAKVSFYSGDFLWAKAQLDVLKASTSKLIANDAMELSLLITDNLGTDTVSPGLSLFAEAQLLTFQHRYDSAIAVLDTLTARFPMGSLGDDVLYARYSIAHARHQYTEAAGYLEKVVELYPNDILVDNAMYDLGKLYENDLGDKEQAKKWYEKLLFEQSGSIFVADAREHYRRLRGDRDNLTTPEQQFLNGPTP